A portion of the Acidobacteriaceae bacterium genome contains these proteins:
- a CDS encoding fasciclin domain-containing protein: protein MKKTLLAFAAVAALALTTGAASAQKMDPTVGGAAMYPTKTIVENAVNSPIHKTLVAAVKAAGLVDTLNSPGPFTVFAPTDEAFAKLPAGTVENLVKPENKATLTKILTYHVVPGKISSKELMKWIKKGGGTYSAKTVEGGMLTFTMDMGKIKITDEKGGTAWITTADVFQSNGVIHVIDTVLMP, encoded by the coding sequence ATGAAGAAGACACTACTCGCTTTCGCGGCCGTCGCCGCTCTCGCACTCACCACCGGCGCAGCATCCGCACAGAAGATGGACCCCACCGTGGGTGGCGCTGCCATGTACCCCACCAAGACCATCGTTGAGAACGCAGTCAACTCGCCGATCCACAAGACGCTCGTCGCAGCCGTCAAGGCTGCCGGGCTCGTCGACACGCTCAACTCCCCCGGCCCCTTCACCGTCTTCGCTCCCACCGACGAAGCCTTCGCCAAGCTCCCCGCAGGCACGGTGGAAAACCTCGTCAAGCCCGAGAACAAGGCCACGCTCACCAAGATCCTCACCTACCACGTCGTCCCCGGCAAGATCTCATCGAAGGAACTGATGAAGTGGATCAAGAAGGGCGGCGGCACCTACAGCGCCAAGACTGTTGAGGGCGGCATGCTGACCTTCACCATGGACATGGGCAAGATCAAGATCACGGACGAAAAGGGCGGCACAGCCTGGATCACCACCGCAGACGTCTTCCAGTCGAACGGCGTCATCCACGTCATCGACACCGTCCTGATGCCCTAA
- a CDS encoding cell division protein FtsL → MATMVMAGEQMERMHSRKAAGRGVSMADRNRELYEAQRSRRRGPTPEMFFTKHLDNSRIVKADDPERRREMKTFTVVTMVFFMLTMVYVYQHFSAIEVGYKVEAQKQQVEQLRETNRQLRLSEAQLSDPGRIDRIAKQLGLDEPLPGQVVRPNGGDGTVLAQAKLPGAPFVN, encoded by the coding sequence ATGGCGACGATGGTAATGGCAGGCGAACAGATGGAGCGGATGCACTCTCGCAAGGCGGCTGGCCGCGGCGTGAGCATGGCAGACCGTAACCGTGAGCTGTATGAAGCGCAGCGTTCGCGTCGTCGCGGGCCTACGCCTGAGATGTTCTTCACCAAACACCTGGACAACAGCCGCATTGTGAAGGCGGATGATCCTGAACGCCGCCGCGAGATGAAGACGTTCACCGTGGTGACGATGGTCTTCTTCATGCTGACGATGGTGTATGTCTACCAGCATTTTTCGGCGATCGAAGTGGGCTACAAGGTGGAAGCGCAGAAGCAGCAGGTGGAGCAGTTGCGTGAGACCAACCGCCAGCTTCGTTTGAGCGAAGCGCAGTTGAGCGATCCGGGCCGCATTGACCGCATTGCGAAGCAGCTTGGCCTGGATGAGCCGTTGCCTGGGCAGGTTGTTCGCCCGAATGGCGGGGACGGCACGGTGCTTGCACAGGCGAAGCTGCCAGGCGCTCCCTTCGTCAACTAA
- a CDS encoding cation:dicarboxylase symporter family transporter yields the protein MERKELTVIAVAVVALALGAGLQVASLHAGITAASLHVAGVVTRWAGVLALVWFGIRRKSLTPWIFVAMVAGAELGFDAPHFAVDLKVFSDIFLRLIKTIVAPLILATLVVGIAGHGDLKGVGRMGVKALVYFEVVTTLALGVGLLAINVTKAGVGLTFPATSAAVVATVSKPPAQHWNDVLLHMFPENLAKSIADGQILQVAVFAIIFAIALATLSEAKRAPVMRLCESLAEVMFRFTNVVMYFAPVGVGAAMAYTVGSMGLGVLVNLGKLLLTLYGALAIFAVLVLLPAALIFKVPIAKFIAAVAEPATIAFATATSEAALPRAMEQMEALGVPRRIVAFVIPAGYSFNLDGSTLYLAVASIFVAQAAGIHLTLGQQLVMMLTLVLTSKGVAGVPRATLVVLLATAATFKLPEAPIFVILGIDALMDMARTMVNVVGNCLASVVVAKWEGQFGIEPLDPVVAEGVGLELEG from the coding sequence ATGGAACGAAAAGAGTTGACGGTGATTGCCGTCGCAGTGGTGGCGCTTGCGCTTGGCGCCGGACTTCAGGTGGCTTCTCTGCATGCTGGAATCACGGCTGCATCGCTGCATGTTGCAGGTGTGGTGACCCGCTGGGCAGGTGTGCTGGCGCTGGTGTGGTTTGGTATTCGTCGCAAGAGCCTGACACCCTGGATCTTCGTCGCGATGGTGGCGGGAGCAGAGCTGGGGTTTGACGCACCGCACTTTGCCGTCGACCTGAAGGTCTTTTCGGATATCTTCCTGCGTCTGATCAAGACGATCGTTGCTCCGCTGATTCTGGCGACGCTGGTGGTGGGCATTGCGGGCCACGGCGACCTGAAGGGCGTAGGGCGCATGGGTGTGAAGGCACTTGTGTACTTTGAGGTGGTCACGACGCTGGCGCTGGGCGTGGGACTGCTGGCGATCAATGTGACGAAGGCCGGTGTCGGGTTGACGTTTCCGGCGACGAGCGCGGCTGTGGTGGCGACGGTGAGCAAGCCGCCTGCACAGCATTGGAACGACGTGCTGTTGCATATGTTCCCGGAGAACCTGGCGAAGAGTATTGCCGATGGGCAGATTCTGCAGGTTGCGGTCTTTGCGATTATCTTCGCGATCGCGCTGGCGACATTGAGCGAGGCCAAGCGCGCGCCGGTGATGCGGTTGTGCGAAAGCCTGGCCGAGGTGATGTTCCGTTTTACGAACGTCGTGATGTACTTTGCGCCGGTGGGTGTGGGTGCGGCGATGGCGTACACCGTGGGCAGCATGGGGCTGGGTGTGCTGGTGAACCTGGGCAAGCTGCTGCTGACGCTATATGGTGCGCTGGCGATCTTTGCCGTGCTGGTGCTGCTGCCGGCAGCGCTGATCTTCAAGGTGCCGATTGCGAAGTTTATTGCCGCAGTGGCTGAGCCCGCGACGATAGCGTTTGCAACGGCGACGAGCGAGGCAGCCCTTCCGCGTGCGATGGAGCAGATGGAAGCTCTGGGTGTGCCGCGGCGCATTGTGGCGTTTGTGATCCCGGCGGGGTATAGCTTCAATCTCGATGGGTCGACGCTGTACCTGGCGGTGGCGAGTATCTTTGTGGCGCAGGCAGCGGGGATTCACCTGACGCTGGGGCAGCAGTTGGTGATGATGTTGACGCTGGTGCTGACGAGCAAGGGCGTTGCCGGTGTGCCGCGCGCGACGCTGGTGGTGTTGCTCGCAACAGCCGCGACGTTCAAGCTGCCGGAAGCACCTATCTTTGTGATCCTGGGCATTGACGCGTTGATGGACATGGCGCGCACGATGGTGAACGTGGTGGGCAACTGTCTCGCTTCGGTGGTGGTCGCGAAGTGGGAGGGGCAGTTTGGTATTGAGCCTCTGGACCCGGTGGTAGCTGAAGGCGTAGGACTGGAGCTCGAGGGGTAA
- a CDS encoding SRPBCC family protein, with product MPHRFHAEQWLPYPSELVFAFFANPENLPRLMPPWQQVRIEEGSFAPPPPRPLDSPRFPGIVAGNGSRILISARALPRIPARGGWEALIEDFRWNEGFCDIQLRGPFKSWRHCHSVKPEPGPDGRPGTRVTDDITYELPLGPLGALANLLIARRALAYAFRIRQERTLPLLARAAQSAGTRFA from the coding sequence ATGCCTCACCGATTCCACGCAGAGCAATGGCTTCCCTACCCGTCGGAACTGGTCTTCGCTTTCTTCGCGAATCCTGAAAATCTCCCCCGTCTCATGCCACCCTGGCAGCAGGTCCGCATTGAGGAGGGGTCCTTTGCCCCTCCGCCTCCGCGCCCACTCGACTCACCGCGGTTTCCCGGCATCGTTGCTGGCAACGGCAGCCGTATCCTCATCAGCGCCCGCGCACTCCCTCGCATACCAGCGCGCGGTGGCTGGGAAGCCCTGATCGAAGACTTCCGCTGGAACGAAGGCTTCTGCGACATACAGCTCCGTGGTCCCTTCAAGAGCTGGCGCCACTGCCACTCTGTGAAGCCGGAACCCGGCCCGGACGGCCGCCCTGGCACTCGCGTCACCGACGACATCACCTATGAGCTTCCGCTCGGCCCTCTCGGCGCGCTGGCGAACCTCCTCATCGCCCGCCGCGCCCTGGCCTACGCCTTTCGCATACGCCAGGAACGAACGTTACCTCTGCTCGCCAGAGCAGCCCAGTCGGCTGGAACTCGTTTCGCCTGA
- the dxs gene encoding 1-deoxy-D-xylulose-5-phosphate synthase encodes MSEYLSRIKSPADVKKLGMVELERLAEEIRERLIQGVAKTGGHIGPNLGVVELTIAMHYVFDTPQDSFVFDVSHQSYVHKLLTGREDRFDTIRQPGGLNGFMLRTESEHDSFGAGHAGTALSAALGMAVARDMSGGDEHVVALAGDAAFTNGISFEALNNVAAQTKRLIIVLNDNEWSIDKNVGAIAEYFHKIATNPTYVNLHERVTDLLHKFGGDAARHVARKAEEAAKGVIGRSMIFEEFGLNYYGPIDGHNLPLLIETFQFLKTQNRPVILHALTQKGRGFQPALDKVKKFHGLGPYDPATGETKAVGQKTYSEIFAESLNKLADMDRNVVAITAAMPNGTALDVFRPKHPDRYFDVGIAEEHAVLFAAGMATKGYRPFCAIYSTFLQRAFDQVVHDVALQELPVVFCMDRGGLSGDDGPTHHGLFDISYLRSVPNLIHMDPKDEDEMQDMMFTALKHNGASAIRYPRGTGPGVAVKDVPVALEIGKAEVIRDGSDVAIFSLGNMLPDAEKIAAQLTAEGHSVAVINARFAKPVDAECVVKYARRCGLLVTLEDHVLAGGFGSAVLETLNAAGLETPVVRVGWPDEFIEHGKPEDLRKKYGLTAEAALERVRPLMRKPVSA; translated from the coding sequence ATGAGTGAGTATTTGAGCCGGATCAAGTCTCCGGCAGATGTAAAGAAACTCGGAATGGTTGAACTGGAACGGCTGGCGGAAGAGATTCGCGAGCGTTTAATCCAGGGTGTGGCCAAAACCGGCGGACATATCGGGCCGAACCTTGGCGTGGTGGAGCTGACCATTGCCATGCACTACGTGTTCGATACTCCTCAAGACAGCTTCGTTTTCGACGTGAGCCACCAGAGCTATGTTCATAAGCTGCTTACCGGGCGTGAGGATCGTTTTGACACGATTCGTCAGCCGGGCGGCTTGAATGGCTTTATGCTTCGGACAGAAAGCGAGCACGACAGCTTTGGCGCAGGACATGCCGGAACAGCTCTGAGCGCAGCGCTGGGCATGGCCGTGGCGCGCGATATGAGCGGTGGCGACGAGCATGTGGTGGCGCTGGCGGGAGATGCGGCGTTTACCAACGGCATCAGCTTTGAGGCGTTGAACAATGTGGCTGCCCAGACCAAGCGGCTGATCATTGTGCTCAACGACAACGAGTGGTCAATTGATAAGAACGTCGGCGCAATTGCGGAGTACTTCCACAAGATTGCGACGAACCCGACGTATGTGAATCTGCACGAGCGCGTGACCGACCTGCTGCATAAGTTCGGTGGCGATGCTGCGCGTCATGTGGCACGCAAGGCAGAGGAAGCGGCCAAGGGTGTGATCGGCCGCAGCATGATCTTTGAAGAGTTTGGCTTGAACTACTATGGCCCGATCGATGGCCATAATCTGCCGCTGCTGATCGAAACCTTCCAGTTTCTGAAGACGCAGAACCGGCCGGTGATCCTACATGCCTTGACCCAGAAGGGCCGCGGCTTCCAGCCTGCGCTGGACAAGGTCAAGAAGTTCCACGGACTGGGACCGTATGACCCGGCGACGGGCGAGACCAAGGCTGTTGGTCAGAAGACGTACTCGGAGATCTTTGCCGAGAGTCTGAACAAGCTGGCGGACATGGATCGCAATGTTGTGGCGATTACGGCTGCGATGCCGAACGGCACCGCGCTCGATGTCTTCCGTCCAAAGCATCCTGATCGCTACTTCGACGTAGGCATTGCGGAAGAGCATGCGGTGTTGTTTGCCGCAGGTATGGCGACAAAGGGCTATCGACCGTTCTGCGCGATCTACTCGACGTTCCTGCAGCGCGCGTTCGACCAGGTGGTGCATGACGTTGCCTTGCAGGAGTTGCCGGTTGTGTTCTGCATGGACCGTGGCGGTTTGAGCGGCGATGACGGTCCGACGCACCACGGACTCTTCGACATCAGCTATCTGCGCAGCGTTCCAAACCTCATCCACATGGACCCCAAGGATGAGGATGAGATGCAGGACATGATGTTCACCGCGCTGAAGCACAATGGCGCAAGCGCGATCCGTTATCCGCGAGGAACGGGGCCGGGCGTTGCGGTGAAGGATGTTCCGGTAGCACTTGAGATCGGCAAGGCTGAGGTGATCCGCGATGGCTCGGATGTAGCGATTTTCTCGCTGGGCAATATGCTGCCCGATGCGGAAAAGATTGCTGCCCAGTTGACGGCGGAAGGGCATTCGGTCGCGGTGATCAACGCTCGCTTTGCGAAGCCGGTCGATGCAGAGTGCGTGGTGAAGTATGCGCGCCGTTGCGGTCTTCTGGTAACGCTGGAAGATCATGTGCTGGCGGGTGGCTTTGGCTCGGCTGTGCTGGAGACGCTGAACGCTGCCGGGCTTGAGACGCCGGTGGTTCGCGTGGGCTGGCCGGATGAGTTCATCGAGCACGGTAAGCCCGAGGACCTGCGCAAGAAGTATGGTCTTACAGCGGAAGCAGCGCTCGAACGTGTGCGTCCGCTAATGCGTAAACCGGTTTCAGCTTAG
- a CDS encoding division/cell wall cluster transcriptional repressor MraZ, which yields MFRGNHPARVDEKGRLKVPADFKRRVDELYGPQFFITSRDGKRAEIYPMKEWEKIEESIAKAPASGAKRKFLDVTNYYGQVVEMDGQGRLLIPQVLRGAAVIEGDVAVLGQQTFLAVVNDQKHKAALEAEPLTDADIEALGVIGL from the coding sequence GTGTTTCGCGGAAATCATCCAGCTCGGGTCGACGAAAAGGGACGCCTTAAGGTTCCTGCCGATTTCAAGCGCCGCGTCGACGAGTTGTACGGGCCACAGTTCTTCATCACGAGCCGCGACGGCAAGCGCGCGGAGATTTACCCGATGAAGGAGTGGGAAAAGATCGAGGAATCGATCGCGAAGGCTCCCGCTTCGGGTGCGAAGCGCAAGTTTCTGGACGTAACGAACTATTACGGCCAGGTGGTTGAGATGGATGGGCAGGGCCGGTTGCTGATTCCGCAGGTATTGCGCGGTGCGGCCGTGATCGAAGGCGATGTTGCGGTACTGGGGCAGCAGACGTTCCTGGCAGTGGTGAACGACCAGAAGCATAAGGCGGCGCTTGAGGCAGAGCCTCTGACGGATGCCGATATCGAAGCTCTGGGTGTGATTGGTTTGTAG
- a CDS encoding alpha/beta hydrolase, with the protein MASMLNRLSRSALHLASASVIAFAACTASAQTLPLWPHGTPEPPQTKEAESSVDGTSPLYPGINVTRVSNVTVPTLALYPVPAGIKPTGSAVVVFPGGGYQRLAYTHEGVLPCQWFNQLGVFCAVAKYRVPWPQRYHDNLAPLEDAQQAVRIVRSHAAEWHIDPHHIGVMGFSAGGHLSADLSMHYDNDHVLSTPAAKDVLATITARPDFVILGYPAYLAVDPDQHTVDPNMVPTKDVAPTFIAAAENDKSYGNNSPVYYRALKDAGVSASLVIFADGGHGFGLSPTGVTASAFPTLLKDWLVFQKIIPAPSH; encoded by the coding sequence ATGGCGTCCATGCTGAACCGTCTGTCCCGCTCCGCTCTTCACCTCGCCTCTGCGTCCGTGATCGCCTTCGCCGCCTGCACAGCTTCCGCACAGACGCTTCCACTCTGGCCTCACGGCACGCCGGAGCCTCCACAAACCAAGGAAGCCGAGTCCAGCGTCGACGGCACCAGCCCTCTCTACCCCGGCATCAATGTCACACGCGTCTCCAACGTCACCGTTCCCACGCTCGCGCTTTATCCCGTGCCTGCTGGCATCAAGCCCACCGGCTCCGCCGTCGTCGTTTTCCCCGGTGGAGGCTACCAGCGTCTCGCCTACACTCACGAGGGCGTGCTCCCCTGCCAGTGGTTCAATCAGCTGGGTGTCTTCTGCGCGGTCGCCAAGTACCGCGTCCCGTGGCCGCAGCGTTACCACGACAACCTCGCCCCGCTCGAAGACGCGCAGCAGGCCGTCCGCATCGTCCGCTCGCACGCTGCGGAGTGGCACATCGACCCGCACCACATTGGCGTCATGGGCTTCTCTGCAGGAGGCCACCTCTCCGCCGACCTCTCCATGCACTACGACAACGACCACGTACTGTCTACGCCTGCGGCCAAGGACGTCCTCGCCACCATCACCGCGCGTCCTGACTTCGTCATCCTGGGCTATCCGGCCTACCTCGCCGTCGACCCTGACCAGCACACCGTGGACCCGAACATGGTGCCGACCAAAGACGTCGCGCCCACCTTCATCGCCGCTGCAGAAAACGACAAGAGCTACGGCAACAACTCCCCCGTTTACTACCGTGCGCTCAAGGACGCAGGCGTCTCCGCCTCGCTCGTCATCTTCGCGGACGGTGGCCACGGCTTCGGCCTCTCCCCTACCGGAGTCACCGCCTCAGCCTTCCCCACACTGCTCAAAGACTGGCTGGTCTTCCAGAAAATCATCCCCGCACCCTCGCACTAA
- a CDS encoding DUF2127 domain-containing protein, giving the protein MSTKSGAATKKTSRHDGGLLLVALFKLGKALFFVCVGFGALHLVHRDVGNVAMHIASIFRLDTEGPVVRFLLDRADLIQGHQLRRTALFALLYSGVCVVEGTGLYLEKVWAEYFTITLTVLALPWEIYELIHDPNMFRAGLLVLNLVVLGYLLLILRNSRRKRVE; this is encoded by the coding sequence ATGAGCACGAAGAGCGGAGCTGCGACGAAGAAGACATCGCGCCATGATGGCGGATTGCTGCTGGTTGCGCTCTTCAAGCTGGGCAAAGCGCTCTTCTTTGTCTGCGTGGGCTTTGGGGCGCTGCATCTGGTGCATCGCGATGTCGGCAATGTGGCGATGCATATTGCCAGCATTTTTCGACTCGACACGGAAGGCCCGGTGGTGCGGTTTCTGCTGGATCGCGCAGACCTGATCCAGGGGCACCAGCTTCGGAGAACCGCGCTCTTTGCGCTGCTGTACTCCGGCGTGTGCGTGGTGGAGGGAACTGGGCTTTACCTAGAGAAGGTGTGGGCGGAGTACTTCACCATCACCCTGACCGTGCTGGCGCTGCCGTGGGAGATTTATGAGCTGATTCACGATCCCAATATGTTTCGGGCGGGATTGCTGGTGCTGAACCTGGTGGTGCTGGGGTATCTGCTGCTGATCCTGCGGAACAGCCGACGCAAGCGCGTGGAGTAG
- a CDS encoding Ig-like domain repeat protein, with product MSLFTVAPRAMRRLCAAVFVLFAASSLASAQSTSSTVVISQVFGGGGGTGTASNYLYSQDYVELFNMSGTTQSIGGWSVQYMSTGQTATTATNVVAIPSGVTLAPGQYYLIAGPTGSSTATYTGAALPVAADVTAAVGSFSMAGAGGKVFLVNNTTALTITLNGTACVNSAIIDYVGSSAANCYQGTGAAPTIAATSASVRTVTCTNTGNNSTDFSTSTSAVPHDLASTTAPCAGTAVAPTLTSATATPSSIVAGNPVAFSVAIAPGTGALTTETVDLSSIGGSATQALTASGTGTYSYTYSIPTTVATGSYTITFKATDSNSLSSTATASLSVQDATTPPEITSGTISASTSSATLGTSVVFTAVFGGNVGTPTGTVTFTDGSNTLGAGTSTGNGTWTYTTTTLALGSHSVTATYNGDTTYTTPYTTATPAPVTIVPVPVADFTLILSNTSLTASAEQKTQLMTVGIQAVNGFSETVALTCSGLPSGSRCSFSPASLTGSGTSTVTIAVDNAALHHNSSPFGKHGGETALAFGLLALPLAFRRRMRSRIGTLAIVLAFGLTLAGITGCGNDGTPVGSSTVTVTAKSTSYTKTATFTLKVQ from the coding sequence ATGTCCCTATTTACTGTTGCTCCACGCGCCATGCGGCGTTTGTGTGCCGCTGTTTTTGTACTTTTCGCAGCGTCCAGTCTTGCGTCGGCTCAATCGACCTCATCAACTGTCGTGATCTCGCAAGTATTTGGCGGTGGAGGCGGTACTGGCACAGCTAGCAATTATCTGTACAGCCAGGACTATGTTGAGCTCTTCAACATGAGTGGAACCACCCAAAGCATCGGCGGATGGTCTGTCCAGTACATGTCGACTGGGCAAACAGCGACCACAGCGACAAACGTTGTAGCGATCCCCAGCGGAGTCACTCTGGCTCCGGGCCAGTACTACCTGATTGCAGGTCCCACGGGAAGCTCGACGGCAACCTATACGGGGGCAGCTCTCCCGGTCGCGGCTGACGTAACAGCAGCCGTTGGTTCTTTTTCCATGGCTGGTGCAGGTGGCAAAGTGTTTCTCGTGAACAATACCACCGCACTGACGATCACACTCAATGGAACGGCCTGCGTTAATTCAGCAATTATTGACTATGTCGGCAGCTCTGCCGCAAATTGCTACCAGGGCACAGGTGCCGCCCCCACAATCGCGGCAACCTCGGCAAGCGTACGTACGGTTACCTGCACAAACACGGGTAACAACTCGACCGATTTCTCTACATCTACCTCTGCTGTGCCGCACGACTTGGCCTCAACAACCGCTCCCTGCGCAGGCACAGCCGTCGCCCCCACCCTGACCTCCGCTACTGCGACTCCCTCCAGCATCGTTGCCGGCAACCCCGTCGCCTTTAGCGTGGCGATCGCTCCTGGAACCGGCGCCCTGACAACCGAAACTGTTGACCTCAGCAGCATCGGCGGATCGGCCACCCAGGCTCTAACAGCAAGTGGCACCGGCACCTACAGCTACACGTACTCCATCCCGACAACAGTTGCGACAGGCAGCTACACCATCACCTTCAAGGCTACGGATTCGAACAGCTTGAGCTCCACAGCTACCGCTTCGCTGTCGGTGCAGGACGCTACCACCCCGCCTGAGATCACCAGCGGAACCATCTCCGCATCGACATCTTCGGCGACGCTCGGAACCAGCGTGGTCTTTACTGCGGTCTTCGGTGGCAACGTCGGCACCCCGACCGGAACAGTCACCTTCACCGACGGCAGCAACACGCTTGGCGCAGGCACCTCGACCGGCAACGGCACCTGGACCTACACCACCACCACGCTCGCTCTCGGATCTCACTCTGTCACCGCAACCTACAACGGCGACACGACCTACACCACCCCCTATACGACGGCTACACCCGCCCCGGTTACCATCGTCCCGGTTCCGGTTGCTGACTTCACTCTGATCCTCAGCAACACCTCACTGACAGCTTCTGCTGAGCAGAAGACGCAGCTCATGACCGTCGGCATTCAGGCTGTCAACGGCTTCAGCGAGACGGTTGCTCTCACCTGCTCGGGCCTGCCCTCGGGATCGCGCTGCTCGTTCTCTCCGGCCAGCCTCACCGGCTCGGGAACCTCTACCGTGACCATCGCAGTCGACAACGCTGCTCTCCACCACAACAGCTCGCCCTTCGGCAAGCATGGTGGTGAAACGGCACTGGCTTTTGGCTTGCTCGCTCTGCCTCTGGCCTTCCGTCGCCGCATGCGCTCGCGCATCGGAACGCTCGCTATCGTTCTGGCCTTCGGCCTCACGCTGGCTGGCATCACCGGTTGCGGCAACGACGGAACCCCAGTCGGCTCGTCGACCGTGACCGTCACTGCCAAGTCCACCTCCTACACCAAGACCGCGACCTTCACCCTCAAGGTGCAGTAA
- the rsmH gene encoding 16S rRNA (cytosine(1402)-N(4))-methyltransferase RsmH translates to MEKPQHVPVLFDECLDYLNLKPGATVVDATLGFGGHSSGIIRRLGPSGKLIAFDRDPKAMALAKERLAGVAAELGSEMPQVEFVPRAFSEAREVIAPRSLDGLLADFGVSSMQLDEAARGFSFRADGPLDMRMDARSELTAEQVVNQADEEDLANLIYEFGEERRSRRIARAIVRARPVTSTAELAAIVSAAAPPNKSDKIHPATRTFQAIRIRVNDELGEIRSLLESAGSLLKPGGRVVLISFHSLEDRLVKDAFRDGAQKGEWEMLTRKPVVATEEEARVNPRSRSAKMRAAEKIFVRQPRLRPR, encoded by the coding sequence ATGGAAAAGCCGCAACATGTTCCGGTTCTTTTCGATGAATGTCTTGACTATCTGAATTTGAAGCCCGGCGCGACGGTGGTAGACGCGACGCTGGGGTTCGGTGGGCACTCTTCGGGGATTATCCGGAGGCTCGGACCGAGCGGCAAGCTGATCGCGTTTGATCGCGATCCCAAGGCGATGGCTTTGGCGAAGGAACGGCTGGCAGGAGTTGCTGCTGAACTGGGTTCCGAGATGCCGCAGGTTGAGTTTGTGCCGCGAGCGTTTTCTGAGGCGCGCGAAGTGATCGCGCCGAGGTCGCTCGATGGTCTGCTGGCGGATTTTGGCGTCAGCAGCATGCAGCTGGATGAAGCTGCACGAGGGTTTAGTTTTCGGGCCGATGGGCCGCTGGATATGCGCATGGACGCACGCAGCGAGCTGACGGCCGAACAAGTGGTAAATCAGGCGGACGAAGAGGATCTCGCCAACCTGATTTACGAATTCGGAGAGGAAAGGAGGTCGCGGAGAATCGCCAGAGCAATTGTGCGGGCGCGGCCGGTGACGAGTACTGCAGAGCTTGCAGCAATCGTCTCGGCCGCTGCCCCGCCCAATAAATCGGACAAGATTCATCCGGCGACGCGCACTTTCCAGGCAATCCGAATTCGCGTGAATGATGAGCTGGGTGAGATCCGATCGCTGCTGGAAAGCGCGGGGAGCTTGCTGAAGCCGGGTGGCAGAGTGGTGCTGATCAGCTTCCACTCGCTGGAAGACCGGTTGGTGAAGGATGCGTTTCGCGACGGCGCGCAGAAGGGTGAGTGGGAGATGCTCACACGTAAGCCGGTTGTGGCAACAGAAGAAGAAGCGCGAGTGAATCCGCGCAGTCGCAGTGCAAAGATGCGCGCGGCAGAGAAGATTTTTGTAAGGCAACCGAGGCTTAGGCCGAGGTGA